In a genomic window of Microterricola viridarii:
- the rplU gene encoding 50S ribosomal protein L21 — protein MVYAVVRAGGRQEKVEVGTIVTMDRIKAVKGGTVELAAVLLVDGDKITSDAKSLEKVTVTAEVLEDLRGPKIVIQHYKNKTGYKKRQGHRQELTRVKVTGIK, from the coding sequence GTGGTTTACGCAGTTGTGCGCGCCGGTGGCCGGCAGGAAAAGGTCGAGGTCGGCACCATCGTGACGATGGACCGGATCAAGGCCGTTAAGGGCGGCACCGTCGAGCTGGCCGCTGTGCTGCTTGTTGACGGAGACAAGATCACCTCGGACGCCAAGTCCCTCGAGAAGGTCACTGTCACCGCCGAGGTTCTTGAGGACCTCCGCGGCCCGAAGATCGTCATCCAGCACTACAAGAACAAGACCGGTTACAAGAAGCGTCAGGGGCACCGTCAGGAGCTCACGCGCGTCAAGGTCACCGGCATCAAGTAA
- the rpmA gene encoding 50S ribosomal protein L27: protein MAHKKGASSTRNGRDSNAQRLGVKRFGGQVVSAGEIIVRQRGTHFHPGVNVGRGGDDTLFALEAGAVQFGNKGGRKVVNILVAAE from the coding sequence ATGGCACACAAAAAGGGAGCTAGCTCCACTCGTAACGGTCGCGACTCCAACGCACAGCGCCTCGGCGTGAAGCGCTTCGGCGGCCAGGTTGTCAGCGCGGGCGAGATCATCGTCCGTCAGCGCGGCACCCACTTCCACCCCGGCGTGAACGTGGGTCGCGGTGGCGACGACACGCTCTTCGCCCTCGAGGCCGGCGCTGTCCAGTTCGGCAACAAGGGTGGCCGCAAGGTCGTCAACATTCTGGTGGCTGCCGAATAG
- the proB gene encoding glutamate 5-kinase, producing the protein MSVRDRAGIATAKRIVVKVGSSSISGDNAGQIAPLVDALAAAHGRGCEIVLVSSGAIATGLPYLRLSERPNDLATQQAAASVGQNLLIFRYQDSLDRYGIVAGQVLLTAGDLENATPRSNAQRAMERLLDLRILPIVNENDTVATHEIRFGDNDRLASLVASLINADLLILLSDVDALYTRPPHEPGAERIAHVPFGDALAGVELSSSGRAGVGTGGAVTKASAARHAAESGTAVLVTATGLVDEAFRGADIGTWFAAKPRHTAASLS; encoded by the coding sequence ATGAGTGTGCGTGATCGGGCCGGCATCGCCACGGCGAAGCGAATCGTCGTCAAGGTGGGCTCCTCGTCCATCAGCGGAGACAATGCCGGTCAGATTGCGCCACTCGTCGACGCCCTCGCCGCGGCGCACGGGCGCGGCTGCGAGATCGTGCTGGTGTCCTCCGGCGCCATCGCCACCGGGCTGCCCTACCTGCGGCTCAGCGAGCGGCCGAACGACCTGGCGACACAGCAGGCCGCGGCATCCGTCGGGCAGAACCTGCTGATCTTCCGCTACCAGGACAGCCTCGACCGCTACGGCATCGTCGCCGGCCAGGTGCTGCTGACCGCCGGTGACCTGGAGAACGCCACCCCGCGCAGCAACGCGCAGCGCGCCATGGAGCGCCTGCTCGACCTGCGGATCCTGCCGATCGTCAACGAGAACGACACCGTCGCCACCCACGAGATCCGCTTCGGCGACAACGACAGGCTCGCCTCGCTCGTGGCTAGCCTCATCAACGCGGACCTGCTGATCCTGCTCAGTGACGTCGACGCCCTGTACACCCGCCCGCCGCACGAGCCCGGCGCGGAGCGCATCGCGCATGTGCCCTTCGGTGACGCGCTGGCCGGCGTCGAGCTCAGCTCGAGCGGCCGCGCCGGGGTCGGCACCGGGGGAGCCGTCACCAAGGCCTCCGCCGCCCGGCACGCGGCAGAGTCCGGCACCGCGGTGCTGGTCACCGCCACCGGCCTCGTCGACGAGGCCTTCCGCGGTGCAGACATCGGTACCTGGTTCGCCGCCAAACCGCGTCACACGGCTGCGTCCCTGTCCTAA
- the obgE gene encoding GTPase ObgE — translation MATFVDHVTLHLRAGHGGNGCVSVRREKFKPLAGPDGGNGGHGGDIVLVADPQVTTLLNYHRGPHRSSDNGGPGMGDHRAGANGEELELPVPVGTVVKDAEGNELIDMSEPGMRYVVAAGGLGGLGNASLATTKRKAPGFALLGTPGIEGDVYLELKTVADVALVGYPSAGKSSLIAALSAARPKIADYPFTTLHPNLGVVEAGGNRYTIADVPGLIEGASEGKGLGLEFLRHVERCTALLHVIDCATLDPGRDPLSDLDVILGELSAYPVPEGQKPLLERPQLIALNKIDVPEARELAEFVRPDLEARGYRVFEISSATHEGLRQLSYALAELVEQGRVEAAAKPAKERIIIRPKAVDEGGFVVRVEGGSFGNVYRVIGAKPERWVAQTDFANDEAVGFLADRLAKLGVENALFKAGAIAGSTVVIGLGSSIVFDWEPTLTSTAELITAPRGTDARLDGGGRATRNERREDYFARMDAKAAARAELLSEREAGLWQEDGGVDMTRAERDSQSEASQTESGEKSE, via the coding sequence ATGGCCACATTCGTCGACCACGTCACGCTGCACCTGCGTGCCGGTCACGGCGGCAACGGCTGCGTGTCCGTTCGCCGTGAGAAGTTCAAGCCGCTCGCCGGCCCCGACGGCGGAAACGGCGGCCACGGTGGCGACATCGTCCTCGTCGCCGACCCGCAGGTCACCACCCTGCTCAACTACCACCGCGGCCCGCACCGCAGCTCCGACAACGGCGGCCCCGGCATGGGCGACCACCGCGCCGGCGCCAACGGCGAGGAGCTCGAGCTGCCCGTGCCCGTCGGCACCGTCGTCAAGGACGCGGAGGGCAACGAGCTCATCGACATGAGCGAGCCCGGCATGCGCTACGTCGTCGCCGCCGGCGGCCTCGGCGGCCTCGGCAACGCCTCGCTGGCGACCACCAAGCGCAAGGCCCCCGGTTTCGCGCTGCTCGGCACGCCCGGCATCGAGGGCGACGTCTACCTCGAGCTGAAGACCGTCGCCGACGTCGCCCTCGTCGGATACCCGTCGGCCGGCAAGTCCAGCCTGATCGCGGCGCTCTCCGCCGCCCGGCCGAAGATCGCCGACTACCCCTTCACCACCCTGCACCCCAACCTCGGCGTCGTCGAGGCCGGCGGCAACCGGTACACCATCGCCGACGTCCCCGGGCTCATCGAGGGCGCCAGCGAGGGCAAGGGCCTCGGCCTCGAGTTCCTGCGCCACGTCGAGCGCTGCACCGCACTGCTGCACGTCATCGACTGCGCAACGCTCGACCCGGGCCGCGACCCGCTCAGCGACCTCGACGTCATCCTCGGCGAGCTCTCCGCCTACCCGGTTCCGGAAGGCCAGAAGCCGCTGCTGGAGCGCCCGCAGCTCATCGCCCTGAACAAGATCGACGTCCCGGAGGCCCGCGAGCTCGCCGAGTTCGTGCGCCCGGACCTCGAGGCCCGCGGATACCGCGTCTTCGAAATCTCCTCCGCCACCCACGAGGGCCTCCGCCAGCTGAGCTACGCCCTGGCCGAGCTCGTCGAGCAGGGCCGGGTCGAGGCCGCGGCCAAGCCCGCGAAGGAGCGCATCATCATCCGGCCCAAGGCCGTCGACGAGGGCGGCTTCGTCGTGCGCGTCGAGGGCGGCAGCTTCGGAAACGTCTACCGCGTCATCGGCGCCAAGCCGGAGCGCTGGGTCGCCCAGACCGACTTCGCCAACGACGAGGCCGTCGGCTTCCTGGCCGACCGCCTGGCCAAGCTCGGCGTCGAGAACGCCCTGTTCAAGGCGGGCGCCATCGCCGGCTCCACCGTCGTCATCGGCCTCGGCAGCTCCATCGTCTTCGACTGGGAGCCCACCCTCACCTCCACCGCCGAGCTCATCACCGCCCCGCGTGGCACCGACGCGCGCCTGGACGGCGGCGGCCGCGCCACCCGCAACGAGCGCCGCGAGGACTATTTCGCGCGCATGGACGCCAAGGCCGCGGCCCGCGCCGAGTTGCTCAGCGAGCGCGAGGCTGGCCTCTGGCAGGAGGACGGCGGCGTCGACATGACCCGCGCAGAACGCGACAGTCAGTCGGAAGCCAGCCAGACGGAATCTGGCGAGAAGAGCGAGTAA